The stretch of DNA GTCCCACCTGGACATCCCTCCCTGGACCATCAAGATCCATTGTCAGGGTGTCCACTCCAAAGGATCAGCCTCAAGACCGTTGTCGCAGGCGAGTTGGGCAAGGCGAGTGCCGTCGATGAACCAGCGCGGGAATAGCACTGCCTGGCGGAAGCAGCCCAGCGCACGCCTGCCCCTGCGGATTCCGGCCGCGATGCGGTGATCGTGCAGCAACCGGGCCAGATGCTCGGCAGTGGACCACTTCACATTGAGCACGGCGGTGTATGTGACACTGATCGACACGTGAGGCCCTTCGGTCAGAACAATCCGTCGCAAGATCGTTCCCACCAGCGGACCTACTCCTGCCCGGACTTGAGGACCGCACGGGCGGCAGCGCAGGCCCGCGATCACAGCGAGCAACGGGGCGTTACCGGGAAAGGCTCAATGATGCTCAAAGCGAGTTGAGCACAACTACTGTTCGGGGTTTCGCATACATCGCCTCCGTCGCCGCGAGGTACTTCTCGAACATCGGCAGCTTGAGAACTTCGGTGACATACTCAACGCCACTACGCCACCGCTCTGTCAAGATCACCGTGCCCGGCTCGTCAGCGACCTGGCCAGCTTCCAACACGAGGCACGCCTCAAGGGCGCGAGCTTGCGGCAGGATCTCTTGCAACGCGGCCTGGTACTCGCCCCACCGGCCCGGGTTGATGTACAGGGTGTTGATCATCATTACTTCGCCGTCGGTAATCCCGGCAGGCATCTCTTCTGCCACCACTGCTCCTTTCATCGGTACTGGGTTGCCAAACGAAGTATTGGTTGGATCATGCTGCACCGGCGTCTCGCCCGAGACTACGCGACCCTGCCCGCCGGCTCCGAGACCATGATCCACGTCGCCTCGGTCGACAACCTCACCAAACGCATAACGGACGAGACGACACCGGCCTGGCGAGGAGCTTAATTGGAGATAAGGGGCAATCCACCTATATCAAACGCCCATTTGCTGGTCATTTCAGAATGAGGTTCGGAGTCGTCTCAAGCAGATGATGCTGCAGGCGAGTTGGAGCAGTCCGAGGTGGAGGTCTGCTCGTATCTCGTAGCGAATCCGCAGGCGTTTGAACTGGTGGAGCCAGGCGAAGGTTCGCTCGACGACCCACCTGGTCTTGCCCAGGCCGGATCCGTGGGCGGTGCCCTTGCGGGCGATCTTCGGCGTGATGCCGCGAGCGCGGAGGAGCCGCCGGTATTTGTCGTAGTCGTAGCCGCGGTCGGCGAACAGCCGCCGTGGTCGGTGACGTGGCCGGCCCACCAGGCCGCGGATGCGGGGGATCGCGTCCACCAGGGGCATGAGCTGGGTGACGTCGTGACGGTTTCCGCCGGTCACCGACACTGCAAGGGGCGTTCCGTGCCGGTCGGTGATCACATGGTGCTTGCTGCCCCGTCGGCCGCGGTCGACCGGCGAAGGTCCGGTGTGAGCCCCCCTTTGAGGGCCCGGACGTGCGAGCCGTCGACCGCGGCGTCGTCCATGTCCAACAGTCCGGCCGTGCGGAGTTCTGTGAGGAGGATTGCGTGCAGGCGGGGCCAGACGCCGGCCTCGGTCCAGTCCCGCAGACGCCGCCAGCACGTCACCCCACTGCAGCCGATCGTCTCGGTCGGCACGTCCGCCCAGGCCACACCCGTGCGCAGCACGTAGACGATCCCGCGCGGAGCCGCACGGTCATCCACGGGCAGCCGACCGGGGTACCGCCGACGCCGCGGCCGGCGAGGCGGGAGCAGCGGAGCGACACAATCCCACAGATCATCAGGCACAAGATCATCCGACACTCGCAGAACTCTGCCGCCCACCAGCCCAACTGCCAAGCCTGTGAACCAAACTCATTCTGAAATGATCAGTTAGGCGTTCAGGGCCTCCAGGGCCACCATGCCGTCCATGGTGAGCAGACGGGCATTCTCCATGGCCGTGACTATCCAACGGTCTTCCTGCCAGACCATCACAAGGAGTTGCATGACGAAGCGTGTCGGTGGCGGTTCCTCCTCGCCCGGCATGAGGATGCCCACGCGACTGTGCACCACGCCGACACCCGGGCTCACGACCCGGGCGAACAGCACCTCGCCCTGGACCAGCCGAGAGCCTTTCATCACCGTCGTGAAGGCCACCTCCTGCGCCGCGACCATGTCGGCGCGGCTGCGGTAGATGCTCCCCTCGAGCTCTGCGACCAGGGCGTCCTCGGCGAAGTCGGCGAAGAAACCGACAGCGTCCCCACGGTTCCACGCCTCGTACATCCGCCCCGGAACGGCACTCATCGACTCGACCGACTGCTCCATGCAATCACCTTTCCACGATGGTTTCGCCACCATCATCACCGGGCCATCCGGTGTGGACCTTGACTGTCTGTGCACGGTTGTTGGACATCAGCGTCGCGGCGCCGCAGCCGTACGTCGCTTTGAAGAGCCTGCTGAAATGGGCGGGATCGGCGAACCCCCAGCGCGCGGCGACAGCCGCGACCGTCCGGTCACCGCGCAGCAGATCGGCGCGGCACCGCTCCAGGCGGCGCCGACGGATATGGGCCGCGACCGGCAATGCCTGATCTTCGAAGAGTTTGTGGAGCCGACGGACGGAGATGTGGTGCGCCGCGGCGACCTTGGCCGGGGCGAGGTCCTGATCGGACAGCCGGGCTTCGATGTAGCCGAGGATCCGGCCACGCAGCACCTCGTCGGAAGCTGAGCGCACGTCGTGCAACTGCGACTCCAAAGCCACCGAGATCAGCTCGATCACCGCGGCCCCCGACCGATGCGCCTCGCCGGCACGGAATCCGGTCAGCGACCGGTTCATGTCCCGCACCAATGCGGACACCAACGCTCCTGGACCCCGGTCGCCCTGAATGCGCACGCCTGCCAGACGGTCGGCGTCACCGGGGCGGAGCCGCAGCTCGCGCCGGGACACCAGCATCGTCACGTGAGTGCAGGCGGTACTGGCGTACCGCACCGGCCGCGCCGGGTCGACGAGGACCATGTCGGCCGGGCCGAGTTCGGCGGTGCGGCCACCCTGCTCGACGCGCGCTCGCCCGCGCGTCACCAGTTCGACCTGCCACAGAGCCTCGTCCTCGGCACGGGCGCAACGAGCATCCCGGAAACACTCGCCCGCAGGAGTGATCAGCTCGATCAGCCGCAGAGGCCCGAGCTCGCGCGCCATGACGCCGGCCCGGAAATCACCGCCGTCGTGCCGCTTGCTCAGCACGGGCGGCAGTCCGCTGACCGCGAGTGCGTCCTGGAAGGTCTCGATGTCGTTGAGCACCCGTCCCACGGTAGCCCGGACCGGTGCCAGCCCCCCCCTCGCCACCCCCGGGCCCGGCAGCCCTGACGGGCCGCGCCGTATCGGAGGGGTCCCGTTGAGAGCGTTTGGCGGCGTCGCTGTCGGGGCTTGCGCTGTCCGGGGTGTCCGGGGCAGGAGCTGCTGCTGTCTTCATCGTCGGCAATCAGGCTGGTTCGGTAGCTCCCCTGCTTGGGGGCGTTGTGCTTCTGATCATGGCAATCAACGGGTCTCCTCTCACGCGAGCGCGCTACCAGGACTACGAGCTGTTTGTGCCGCGGCCACGGCGTCAGATCGTGGCGACCATTGATCACGACTCGCCGGAAGAGGCACGGCAAGTCCTCCAGGTCTTGAACGCCGTGGATCCCGGGGCCTCCCGAGACCCTCTTGCAGCTCAGGTCTCGGCGCTGGTTCTAGAACACGAGGTTGTTGTCTACCGGCTGACCAGCCTGTATCCCTCAACTCTGTTCGCTGGCGGGCCGGGACGTGGGTGTGGTGCGGATGCCGTCACCCCACAGAGCACCGGTGTAGTTGGCGGCACCAGCAGCGGCGGATCGTGACTTCCAGGGTGGTGGGTCACCCCCGAACGGTCGTGCGCCAACCGCCGAACCAGGGTGTCGCGCGGTAAGCTTCCGGCCCCGCATCCATCGGCCACGAGCACGTCCGGGCCGAACTGCTCGGCGGCGGCCGACCGGCCGTGGGGCAGAGCGAGGAAGACGACGTTGTGCCCTGCGAGAACCGGGTCTGTCCAATCAACGGCTGATCTTGGTTGTTGAGGTTCAGTGGCTGGTGGTGGGAGTGAGGCGTCCTTCGAAGGCAATCTGGAAGGCGTTCAGCGGTGCCTTCCAGCGCATCGTCCAGCGGCGCCGGCCCTTGCCGGTCGGGTCCAGGCTCATCAGCGCCATGTAGACGCATTTCAACGCGGCGTTCTCCGACGGGAAGTGTCCGCGAGCCCGCACGGCCTTGCGGATGCGGGCGTTTACGCTCTCAACCGCATTCGTGCTGCATATGACCTTGCGGATCTCGACGTCGAAGGAGAGGAAGGGCACCATCTCGGCCCAGGCATCGGACCACAGCTTGATCACCGCCGGATACTTGGTGCCCCACTTCTCGGAGAACTCCAGGAACCGTTCGGTCGCGGCGGCCTCGCCCGGCGCGGTGTAGACGGGCTTCAAGTCTTTGGCGACCTTGTCCCAGTCCTGCCGGGCGACGTAGCGGATGCTGTTCCGAATGAGGTGAACTATGCATGTTTGCACCACAGTTCGGGGCCAGACCGTCTCCACCGCGTCCGGCAGGCCCTTCAGGCCGTCGCAGACGAGCATGAGGACGTCCTCGACGCCGCGGTTGCGGAGTTCGGTGAACACGCTGAGCCAGTGCTTTGCTCCCTCGCCGCCGTCGCCGGCCCAGATCCCGAGGATGTCGCGGGTGCCCTCGACGGTGACGGCCATGGCGAGATAGACCGGACGGTTGGCGACCTGGCCGTCGCGGATCTTGGTTCTGTCGACGATCTTGTGATCCAGTGGGGATGGCGTCACCGTGCGAGCAGGACGCGTTTGCGGAGGAGATCGAGGCCGGCACGGCCGAACATCTGGCGTTTCAGCATCTTCAGCCGGTTGATGTTGCCTTCAACAGCGCCTGAACTATGCGGCAGGGACAGACCGTTGCAGACGGCGTCGAAGTCGCGGCGGAGGTTGCGGGCGAAGCCCGCAAGCGGAGCCAGGGTGTCGCGCTCGACGCCGGCGATCCACTCCTCGAGCCGGTCGCCGTGGCGTGTGGTCATCATGACGGCGAACTTCCTGACGTGGCCGGTGAGCCGGTCCAGCTCGGGGTCGCGCTCACGCAGGCGGTGCAGCTTGTCGGCATCGCCGTCGCGGAGGTGTTCGGGATGGGTCATGATCCATGAGGTGACCTCGCGGACCGAGGGAGGCTTGGGACCGACGGCGGGTGCGTGTCCGCGCCCGGTGCGGTAGCGCCGCAGATGACGCTGGACGGCCAACTCGCCTCCGGGATAGCCGAGTTCCTGGATCTCCCGGTGGAGCTGTGCGGCATTTCTGATGCCTTCGTTCCATCGTTGGTGCAGGTAGCCGACGTACGGGTCGACGACATGCGCCCGCTGCAGGCTCTTGGCTACGACATCATCAGCGGAGCGGGCGTTGACCAGCTTGCGGACGGTGGCCTGGTGCAGCCCGCGCTTCCGGCCGATCGCCGCCTTCGACATCCCCTGTGCCCACAGCTCGTGGGCGGCGGCATGCTGCTCCCGCAGCCGGGTCACGATCTTCAGCTCCTTCGACGACTGCACCACCTCGGGCTCCGCTCCCAGGTGGCTGGGGCCGTCCTCCGCTGCGGCAAGCGGTTCTGCCAGGCGGGAGCGGTGGGCGTTGACTGTCTTCTCGACCGCCTGGCCGAGGTTGGCCCACAAGTGATATCGGTCCGCGACCTGCTGGGCCTGCGGCGCACCGACCCGCGCGCCCTCCCCGTAGCCACTGGAGCGGTCCCGGCAGATGACCTTCACTTCGGGATGGCCTTGGAGCCAGGCGGCCAGGTCCTCGCCCTCGCGACCGTCATAGAGATGCAGCGGCCGGTGGGTGGCCATGTCGATCAGCACCGTGCCGTAGTGGCGGCCCTTGCGGAAGGCAAAGTCGTCGACACCAAGCACCTCAACTTCGCCGATCTCCGGCTCGGGCAAGGACCGGACCATCCGCAGCAGCGTGTCCCTGCCCACGGTGATGCCGACCGCGGCCGCCAGGCGGGCCCCGGCCCGGCCGGCCAGCGCCAATCCGATCTGCATCAACAGCCCACGCAGCAAAGGGGTATAGCGGCCGTGCGGAGTCGTCAGCCCCGCGATCTGCTCGGCGAACGTCACTGCTGCGCAGGCGGAATTCTCACAGCGGAAGCGACGTATGTGTAACTCGATCACAACACCGAGACCGCCCACAGCGGCATCACGCAGCTTGCGTACATACCCGCCGTGCACCCGCGACGAGCTGTGACCGCAATGGCAGGACCCCGTCGTCGACCGCACTCGTGCCCGCAGTACTACCTTGTCCGGCCCTCGCTCGACCTCCTCGATCAGCAGCGCGGACAGGTACGGAAACAACTCGAGGAGCACATCACGAGAGCACCCGATGCATGATCGCGAACAGTCGGCGCAACCCGCTCAACCGTCCGGATCACAAGATCGTCGACAGAACCAAGATCCGCGACGGCCAGGTCGCCAACCGTCCGGTCTATCTCGCCATGGCCGTCACCGTCGAGGGCACCCGCGACATCCTCGGGATCTGGGCCGGCGACGGCGGCGAGGGAGCAAAGCACTGGCTCAGCGTGTTCACCGAACTCCGCAACCGCGGCGTCGAGGACGTCCTCATGCTCGTCTGCGACGGCCTGAAGGGCCTGCCGGACGCGGTGGAGACGGTCTGGCCCCGAACTGTGGTGCAAACATGCATAGTTCACCTCATTCGGAACAGCATCCGCTACGTCGCCCGGCAGGACTGGGACAAGGTCGCCAAAGACTTGAAGCCCGTCTACACCGCGCCGGGCGAGGCCGCCGCGACCGAACGGTTCCTGGAGTTCTCCGAGAAGTGGGGCACCAAGTATCCGGCGGTGATCAAGCTGTGGTCCGATGCCTGGGCCGAGATGGTGCCCTTCCTCTCCTTCGACGTCGAGATCCGCAAGGTCATATGCAGCACGAATGCGGTTGAGAGCGTAAACGCCCGCATCCGCAAGGCCGTGCGGGCTCGCGGACACTTCCCGTCGGAGAACGCCGCGTTGAAATGCGTCTACATGGCGCTGATGAGCCTGGACCCGACCGGCAAGGGCCGGCGCCGCTGGACGATGCGCTGGAAGGCACCGCTGAACGCCTTCCAGATTGCCTTCGAAGGACGCCTCACTCCCACCACCAGCCACTGAACCTCAACAACCAAGATCAGCCGTTGATTGGACAGACCCTCGTCGCCCGAAATAGTTGACCCGGCACCGCTGGTGTCAGGACCAGGCGATCTCGCCGTGGCGGTCGATGAAGCGTCCGGTGCCGGCGCCGGGCTTCTCGGTGGCGAGGGCGACGATCGCGTCTGTGCCCTCGGTGACGGTTTGGGGGCCACTGTGACCGTTGAGGTCGGTTGCGGTGTAGCCGGGGTCGGCGGCGTTGACGCGGATGCCCTTGAGGCCCTTGGCGTACTGCGTGGTCAACATCGTCAGCGCCGCCTTCGAGGAGGCGTACAGCGGCACGACGACGTGCGACTCGGACCGGGCGGGGTCGTGGGTGAAGGCGAGGGAGCCCATGCCGCTGCTGACGTTGATGATCACGGGGTCGTCCGAGCGGCGCAGCAGCGGCAGGAAGGCGGTGGTGGTGCGGATGACGCCGATGACGTTGACGTCGAGGACGGCGAGGGCGTCGGCGGCGGTGAGGTCGCTGGGGTCGCCGAAGGGTCCCTGTACCCCCGCGTTGTTGATCAGGACGTCGATCCTGCCCTCGTGCTCGGAGACATTCGCCGCGGCGGCGGCCACGGACGCGTCGTCGGTGACGTCGATGGGGACGTAGCGTGCGCCGAGCGCGGCGGCGGCCTCCTCGCCCCGCTCACGGTCGCGGGCTCCCAGGAGAACGGTGTGACCGCAGGCGATGAGGCGGCGGGCGGTCTCGCGGCCGAGCCCCTTGTTGGCTCCGGTGATGAAGGTGATCGTCATGCCTTCGATACTCGCCCCGACGGCGGAGACGGACCAGGGACGATTCGACGGTGGGAAGACCAGTACCACCTTCGGGTCCCCACCCGCGACCGGGGATGCGGGAGGATGGAGAGCATGTCGACGACACCCAGAACCGGACTGGGCGCAATGATCCGCACGTGGCGGGACAGACTGCCTCCGTCGGCCGCCGGGCTGCCGGTGGCCCGCGGGCGCAGGGCAGCGGGGTTGCGGCGTGAGGAACTGGCCGACCTGGCCGGAGTGTCGGTCGACTACATCGTGCGCCTGGAACAGGGGCGGGCCACGACACCCTCAGTGTCGGTGGTGGCGTCCCTGGCACGCGCCCTGCAGCTGTCCACCACCGAGCGGGACCACCTCTACCGGCTGGCCCAGCTCGCACCGCCGGCGGACGGCACGATCTCCGACCATCTCCCGCCCGGCATGCAGCGGGTACTCACCCGCCTCGGAGACGTGGCGGCTGCCGTGTTCGCGGCGGACTGGCAACTGGTGTGGCGGAACCACGGGTGGGCCGCCCTGCTGGGCGACCCCTTGGCCTCACCGCCACGGCTGCGCAACTTCGCCCGCGACAGGTTCCCAGTCAATGCCGGTTCAGCCCGCCTCGCGCTGTGGCCGGTCACCGAGGCGGACGCCGACGCCACCGACGCAGCCGTCGTCTCCGACCTGCGCCGCGCCACCGGCCGCTTCCCCCGGGACAGCCGCCTGGCCAGGCTGATCCGCGACCTGAACGCGGGCAACAGGCGGTTCGCCGAGTTGTGGGCGAAGGGAGAGGTGACCGCGAACCGCGAGGTCCGCAAGACGGTCGACCACCCGTCGGTGGGCCCGGTCACAGTGGACTGCGACGTCCTGACCGACGGCGACACCGAACTCAAGATCGTCATCATGACCGCCGTACCCGGAAGCGAGGACGAGACCAAACTCCAACTCACCGCCATCGCCGGCCCACCGGCCACCACGCACAACTGATCCCACTTACGAAATCGATCGACCCGCTCTATCTGAGCGGCGCCTGTCGCACTATACGGGTCATGGCTGTCACGGGGCTTCACCCTTGATCGTGGACACCGGTTGTTATGCGGCGGTGGTCAGCGTAGTTGATCGCTGTTCGTAAGTGATCGGGCTGATCTGGCCGAGGCGGGAGTGCCTTCGTCTGGTGTTGTAGCGAGTCGCCCATCGGAAGACCGCGAGCCGGGCCTCGCGGGCCCCGTTCCACCGTTTTCTCCCCTGGAGCATCTCTCTTTTCATGGTCGCGTTCAGCGATTCTGCGGCGGCGTTGTCCGCGCTCGTGCCCACCGCGCCGCGTGATCTGATCACGCCGAGCTCGCCGCAGACCTGGGCGAACTCCTTCGAGACGTATTGCGACCCGTTGTCGCTGTGGAAGATCGCCCCGCGCAGGCCGTCGGCACCCCGGGCCGCGGCCGCGGCCGCGGCCTTGAGCGCGTCGGTGACCAGCTCGGTGCGCATGTGGCCGGCGATCGACCAGCCCGCCAGTCGTCTTGAGGACAGGTCCAACACCGTTGCCAGATAAAGGAATTGGCCATTGCCCACCGGCAGGTAGGTTATGTCGCCCACGTAGCGAGTGTTCGGCGTGGTCGCGGCGTGGTCGCGCTGCAGGAGGTCCGGCACCGGCGTCGCAGAAGGTTCGGGGATGGTGGTGCGGACCTTCTTGCGCAGGTGGAGCCCGACGATGGTGAACCTCCTCATGACGCGTGCCACCCGCTGGTGATTGATCCGCTCGCCGCCGTCCCGGAGCTCGGCGGTGACGCGCGGGGCCCCGTAGGTGCCGTCGGATTCCTGGTGGATTTCGGTGATGCGCTCAGCGAGCTCGGCATCGGCCCGTGCCCGGCCGGCCCGCGCTTGCGCGCCGGCCAGGTGTCGGTAGAAGCCGGAACGAGAGACCTGCAGCATCCGGCACAGCCGCTTGACGCCGAAGGCGCCACGGTGATCGTCGACGAACTGGAAGCGGCTGCTCACCAGCTGGTCTCGGCCGCAAAATACTTCGCGGCCCTCCGCAGGATCTCCCGCTCGAGCTCGAGTTCCTTCACCCGCGCCCGCAGCCGACGGTTCTCCTTCTCCATCGCGGAGGCCTCCACGGCCTCAGGCCGGGCGGCCTGATCGGCGTCCCGCACCCACGTGCGCAGCGTCTCGTGGTTGACGCCCACGTCCTTGGCCACCGACGCATACGTCCCACCCGGGCTGGCGTGGTACAGCGCGACGGCATCGGCCCGGAACTCAGGCGAGTACTTCGACGTCCCCAACGGGCACTCCTGTCCTATGGATCATCACGATCCAATGATCAGGGTGTCCACGCTCAAGGGGTAGGGCCCGTTGTTCAAGTGGGACTGTTTGAGGACAAGACCGCTCTCGTCGCCGGGGGCAGCACCGGAATCGGCCTAACCAGTGCCGTACGGCTCGGGGCGTGAGGTGCGCGGGCGTGTTCCGGTCCGGTGGACGTTGCTACGCCTTGCGTCCGACCAGGGAACTACGCCCGCGCCATGCCATCGGCTCGCATCTCCGCGCTTGCGGACCGGTCAGACCGGATCCACCCGTGACAAAGACATGCAAGGAAGCTCCGAGAGACCGAGCGGCGCCTTGCGACAACCGAGCGCGGTCAGGTGGGCTGGCCCATGGGCCGGATGGTCAGGGTGTTGAGGTCGACGCCCGTCGGCTGGTCGAGGGCGAAGCAGATGGCCTCGGCGATGGGCTGGGGAGGCAGGGCGAAAGGGGGAACGTCGGCGCCTTGCCAGAAGGGTGTGTCGATCATGCCGGGGTTGACCAGGGTGACGCCGATGCCGCGGGTCGTGGCGTGCAGGCGCAGGTTCTCGGCGAGCCCGGTCGTGGCCCACTTGGTGGCCGAGTAGAGGTTCCCGGGAGAGTTCTTCAGCCCGGCGACGCTGCCGAGGAGCACCAGCCGTCCGCCGGTGGCCTCCAGGTGGGGCAGGGCGGCGTGGGCCAGCAGGGCGGGGCCGAGGACGTTGGTGAGGACCATGGACGACCACCGGGTCGGGTCGCCGTCCCCGATGGAGTCACCGGTCATGAATCCGGCGTTGGCGACCGCCGCGTCGAGGGCCCCGAAGTGCTCCACGGTGCGGGTCACGACCGACTCGGTGGCCTCCCAGTCCGCCGCGTCCGAGACGAGGCCCAGCAGCCGGTCGGGGTGGCCGGCGTCCTCGAGGAAAAGCTTCAGTTTGCTCTCGTTGCGGCCGGTGACCACCACACGGTGACCGCGGTCGAGGAGCAACCGCGCGGTGTGGGCGCCGATACCGCTGGTCGCGCCGGTGATCAGTACGGTCTTGCTGGCCATGGTCATGCTCCCGGGGTGTGGATGATGGACCGGCGGACGGCGGCCCGCCATGAAAGAGGGCCGTTCAAGTCCGCCAACCCAAGGAAATCGGCGCCGTCAGAGGCGGACAAGGTCGCGTTTATGGGGGGCATAAACGCAACCTCTCTATCGGCCGGACCCATGGATACCCTGGACGAATGGAACCTCCGTCCGAAAACCACACCGGTGATCCCACCGACAACCGCTCGGAGATCCGCGACTTCCTCATCAGCCGACGCGCCAAGCTCGCCCCGGAGCGGATCGGACTGCCCACCAGCCGGCGCCGCCGGGTTCCGGGACTGCGGCGCGAGGAGGTCGCGGCCCTCGCCGGCGTGAGCACCGAGTGGTACACACGGCTGGAGAAAGGCCACATCGGCGGTGTCTCCGAGGACGTGCTGGAAGCGGTCGCGCAGGCACTGCACCTCAATGAGGACGAACGCACCTACTTGTTCGAGCTGGCCAGAGCGGCTCGCCCCACCCGCCGCAGACCGAACCGCCGCAAGGACGTCAAGATCCCGTCCTCCGTCCAATGGATGGTGGACTCCATGACCATGGCCCCCGCCTTCGTCCGCACCGGCCGTCTGGACATCGTCGCGAGCAACGCGCTGTGCAGGTCCCTCTACTCACCGATGTTTGACAGCGACACCACCGGCGACCGGGGCTGCGCCAATTTCCCCCGTTACTTCTTCCTCGACCCGGGCTCCCAGGACTTCTTCGTCGACTGGGAGGAGGGTGCGAGGGCCACGGTCGCGGTGCTCCGCGCCGAAGCCGGACGCGAACCTCACGACCGGGCCCTGCGCGAGCTTGTCGGCGAACTGTCCACGCTCAGCCCCGACTTCCGAACCATGTGGGCCAGCCACGACGTCCGAATCCGTCACGAAGGCGTCAAGCGGCTGAACCATCCCGAAGTCGGCCGCGTGGAGATGACCTTCCGCGATCTGAATCTGCCCCTGCCGCAACGGGCCGTACACGACCTGATCATCTATACGGCCGAGCCGGGCACCCCCTCGGAGGACCGCCTCAAACTCCTCGCCAGTTGGACAGCACCGCAGACCTCACCCACGGAACCAATCCGCCCGCCCAGCTGACCTCACGCGTTCCTGAGGTGGCTGTCCAGGGAACGATTAGAGAAACACGAAAGTGCCCTTGACCTGCCACGACAGGACTCGCTGAGGATCCTGTCGACTGCAGGGAAAGGAGCACTTCGCAGATGAAGGTGCGATACGAGGCTGCGTGCGGGGAGTGGACGCTCTTGGAGAAGCCCGAGGACCTCCTGTTCCGCCCGGAGGCGACAAGCAAGGGGAAGGCTGGACGGGCGAAGTGCGCCGTGAGGCGCTCTGTTGTATCCCCGATTCAATCGGGAAGAACTTGGAAGAATGTTCCTGGGCCCAATGGCTAACCTGGAATCGAAAGACGAAGGGGACAGTAGCATGTCAGAAAGCAGCGACCGCGCGAAGACGTCGAAGCGGGGCGCTGCGGGGCCCGTGTGATAAGGCAAAAGCTAGACTGCTTGAAACCTAATCTCCGATCGGTGAATGTCCGCGCCCACCGGAAAGACGTCTGTAACCGGTGCCGCTCCATGCGTCAGTATCGTTCGCCTGCTGATGCAACTTCCGTGGGGCGGGTGATGCCCTGTGAGGGCAGTCAAGGAGATGAGTGGGTTGCCTAAGTCGCGCTCGGAGGTACAACAGAGACGTACCGCGGGATCACCTAAAGGGTGCGAGCCCCATGGTGACGGAGTGCCAATTGTAGTCGCAGGAGTAACGACCTGCCGGGGAGTCCGGGAAAGCCGGACACAGGGCAAAGTGGCACAGGTGACAGGATCTTCCGGACGCGTGAGGGATGCGTAATGCAGAACGCCGAAACCGTCTTAGAGGTCATTCGTGAGCGTGGCAGGAAGGGTCTGCCGCTGGAACGGCTGTATAGACAACTGTTCAATCCTGAGCTCTACCTATTGGCCTACCGGAAGTTGTACTCGAATGCGGGTGCGATGACTCCGGGCGTCACGGGAGAGACCGTGGACGGCATGTCCTTAGAAAAGGTCGAGAGCATCATCAATATCGTTC from Streptomyces asiaticus encodes:
- a CDS encoding putative quinol monooxygenase; its protein translation is MAEEMPAGITDGEVMMINTLYINPGRWGEYQAALQEILPQARALEACLVLEAGQVADEPGTVILTERWRSGVEYVTEVLKLPMFEKYLAATEAMYAKPRTVVVLNSL
- a CDS encoding IS5 family transposase (programmed frameshift), with the protein product MSDDLVPDDLWDCVAPLLPPRRPRRRRYPGRLPVDDRAAPRGIVYVLRTGVAWADVPTETIGCSGVTCWRRLRDWTEAGVWPRLHAILLTELRTAGLLDMDDAAVDGSHVRALKRGAHTGPSPVDRGRRGSKHHVITDRHGTPLAVSVTGGNRHDVTQLMPLVDAIPRIRGLVGRPRHRPRRLFADRGYDYDKYRRLLRARGITPKIARKGTAHGSGLGKTRWVVERTFAWLHQFKRLRIRYEIRADLHLGLLQLACSIICLRRLRTSF
- a CDS encoding SgcJ/EcaC family oxidoreductase, with product MEQSVESMSAVPGRMYEAWNRGDAVGFFADFAEDALVAELEGSIYRSRADMVAAQEVAFTTVMKGSRLVQGEVLFARVVSPGVGVVHSRVGILMPGEEEPPPTRFVMQLLVMVWQEDRWIVTAMENARLLTMDGMVALEALNA
- a CDS encoding helix-turn-helix domain-containing protein, with the protein product MLSKRHDGGDFRAGVMARELGPLRLIELITPAGECFRDARCARAEDEALWQVELVTRGRARVEQGGRTAELGPADMVLVDPARPVRYASTACTHVTMLVSRRELRLRPGDADRLAGVRIQGDRGPGALVSALVRDMNRSLTGFRAGEAHRSGAAVIELISVALESQLHDVRSASDEVLRGRILGYIEARLSDQDLAPAKVAAAHHISVRRLHKLFEDQALPVAAHIRRRRLERCRADLLRGDRTVAAVAARWGFADPAHFSRLFKATYGCGAATLMSNNRAQTVKVHTGWPGDDGGETIVER
- a CDS encoding ISL3 family transposase; its protein translation is MRSTTGSCHCGHSSSRVHGGYVRKLRDAAVGGLGVVIELHIRRFRCENSACAAVTFAEQIAGLTTPHGRYTPLLRGLLMQIGLALAGRAGARLAAAVGITVGRDTLLRMVRSLPEPEIGEVEVLGVDDFAFRKGRHYGTVLIDMATHRPLHLYDGREGEDLAAWLQGHPEVKVICRDRSSGYGEGARVGAPQAQQVADRYHLWANLGQAVEKTVNAHRSRLAEPLAAAEDGPSHLGAEPEVVQSSKELKIVTRLREQHAAAHELWAQGMSKAAIGRKRGLHQATVRKLVNARSADDVVAKSLQRAHVVDPYVGYLHQRWNEGIRNAAQLHREIQELGYPGGELAVQRHLRRYRTGRGHAPAVGPKPPSVREVTSWIMTHPEHLRDGDADKLHRLRERDPELDRLTGHVRKFAVMMTTRHGDRLEEWIAGVERDTLAPLAGFARNLRRDFDAVCNGLSLPHSSGAVEGNINRLKMLKRQMFGRAGLDLLRKRVLLAR
- a CDS encoding SDR family NAD(P)-dependent oxidoreductase; its protein translation is MTITFITGANKGLGRETARRLIACGHTVLLGARDRERGEEAAAALGARYVPIDVTDDASVAAAAANVSEHEGRIDVLINNAGVQGPFGDPSDLTAADALAVLDVNVIGVIRTTTAFLPLLRRSDDPVIINVSSGMGSLAFTHDPARSESHVVVPLYASSKAALTMLTTQYAKGLKGIRVNAADPGYTATDLNGHSGPQTVTEGTDAIVALATEKPGAGTGRFIDRHGEIAWS
- a CDS encoding helix-turn-helix transcriptional regulator; amino-acid sequence: MESMSTTPRTGLGAMIRTWRDRLPPSAAGLPVARGRRAAGLRREELADLAGVSVDYIVRLEQGRATTPSVSVVASLARALQLSTTERDHLYRLAQLAPPADGTISDHLPPGMQRVLTRLGDVAAAVFAADWQLVWRNHGWAALLGDPLASPPRLRNFARDRFPVNAGSARLALWPVTEADADATDAAVVSDLRRATGRFPRDSRLARLIRDLNAGNRRFAELWAKGEVTANREVRKTVDHPSVGPVTVDCDVLTDGDTELKIVIMTAVPGSEDETKLQLTAIAGPPATTHN
- a CDS encoding IS3 family transposase (programmed frameshift), with translation MGTSKYSPEFRADAVALYHASPGGTYASVAKDVGVNHETLRTWVRDADQAARPEAVEASAMEKENRRLRARVKELELEREILRRAAKYFGGRDQLVSSRFQFVDDHRGAFGVKRLCRMLQVSRSGFYRHLAGAQARAGRARADAELAERITEIHQESDGTYGAPRVTAELRDGGERINHQRVARVMRRFTIVGLHLRKKVRTTIPEPSATPVPDLLQRDHAATTPNTRYVGDITYLPVGNGQFLYLATVLDLSSRRLAGWSIAGHMRTELVTDALKAAAAAAARGADGLRGAIFHSDNGSQYVSKEFAQVCGELGVIRSRGAVGTSADNAAAESLNATMKREMLQGRKRWNGAREARLAVFRWATRYNTRRRHSRLGQISPITYEQRSTTLTTAA